Within the Epinephelus lanceolatus isolate andai-2023 chromosome 22, ASM4190304v1, whole genome shotgun sequence genome, the region aacaggacaatgagaCGTAACAGTGAGTAAGGAGTGGcagtaaaagacaaaacaggctTCTTATTTTCACTTTGATATTTCCACAAAGATTGTCACAGTGGTGCAGCAGTTCTGCATCAAATCTAAAAGGACTTTTTCCACGACTTGCAAAGGATCTTCTGGAAGGCGCGTCTGAAGTCCCGGTTGAAGATGGTGTAGATGGCAGGGTTGAGGGAGCTGTTACAGTAGCCAATCCAGAAGAAGAATTTAAAGAGCGGGTCGGGGATCTTACAGGAGTCCCTGCACACACCGTACAGGCTGTAGCTGAAGAAAAAAGGGAACCAGCACACAACAAACACCCCCATGACCACAGCCAGGACGAATGTAAACCTCTTTTCTCTGGCTTGATAGACCTTTTTCCTGGCTAAGGAGCTCCGGCGACGTTTCCTCCTGGAGGCAAAGAGGTCCATGGACTTGTTACTGACTCTGGAGATGCGTGTGGACTGTTTGGAGATGgagtttttctttctgttgggCTTCTTGGCTCTCTGGGCGTCCTCCCGCTGAAGTTTGTGACCTTTGCCCTCTGAGGAGGAGCTCTCCTCCATGTCAGCATCCTCAGTCTGTGGCGCGATGGTGACGGTGCGTTGGCTGGGCGTAGGCGGGCACTGACAGTGACCGTTCTCTCTCTCGCCATGGAAAGGGGAGGTGGCTTTGCTCAGTCCATTCTCAGTATGTGTAACGCCATCTGGCTTGGGATTCTTTCCCGACATGCTTCTGGTTCTGGTTTTGGCCACCTGATATATTCTGATATACACCAGCACCATTATTAAGCACGGAGCGAAGAAGGACGCGGTGCTGGAGGAGAGGATGTACCAGGTGTCATCATTGATCTCGCACTGTGGCTGAGAGCTCATCTCATTGTTGCTGTCTATAGATATGAGCGGCGGGGATGAGATGAAAGCAGATATGAGCCACACAATTAAGATGATGCACTTGACGCGTTTGGGAGTCCGCTTCAGGTTGTATTCTACAGCCTGCGTAACGGACCAGTAGCGGTCCAGGCTTATTGCGCACAGATGGACAATAGACGAAGTGCAGAACAAAACATCCAAAGCCAGATAAATACCGCACCAAACTTTTCCAAAATACCAGTAGCCCATGAGTTCATTCGCCAGGGAAAACGGCATCACCAAAGTGGCGACCAGGATGTCCGCGGTGGCCAGGGACACCAGAAAAAGGTTCTGTGGGGCTTTCAGCGCCCTGCTCGTCAACACCGCAATAACCACCAGAATATTCCCAACAACCGTAAAGAGAATGAGAAAACTTACAAGAGCAGCAATGCTGGCTGTCGCTGCTAAAGAATATCCACTGTCCAGACTCCAGGAGGAATTCAGATGGACCACCGTGAACGCGTCCATTCCGCTGGCGTTAAACGAGTCCATCCCGACTGTGCGCGCTTCGTGTATATCCCGAAGTGTCTGGATCTTGGCATTAACTCACACTCAGCCCTCTAACGACTGAGGAGTCCATCGAAAGCGCGCAGCTCCGCGGCCAGTTTACAAATCTGACGACATGGATACGCGCGCATGAAAAGATCCCCACTTAACGGAGTCTGTGGCGGTAATTGACAGCCTGTTGATCACGTGCATCTCAAGACAACTCACTCAAGTCAAAATTAAATCCCGTGCCCCCTTTCATAGTCTTGTCACGCGTCTCCTGATTGTCAGGAGGTGAGAGTGCCGTCCAGCCGCAGCTCTCCTTCCCTCAACATGGTGCGCTCTGGCTCCTAATGATGCCCCATGTGTTGTTCTCAGAAAACTCACCCACTGCTGCCCCGCCCCCGCCACACggcattattttcattttgtttgaatATGATGAAGCTAGGGACAAGACTGTATTTCAGCCTCGTGTCTCAATTTCCAaattatgaataataataaaatatttttgtgttgtaaCCCTCAGCATTTCCAGTTTTTATGACTCAAAatgaaatcagtgtttttagcgTCTTGACagattttctctcctctccttcttttaCCAAACCTCAGCTCATTGGaggtcacacacacaatgaagtcTTTTATACTCTATAAGCTGCTTAGCATTATCTGTAATCATAAAGCAAAGAGGTTGTCAGGTTATTTGAggtaaaacacagcaatgtgcGAACAAAACCCTGGCAGACTtggagttgtgtgtgtttgtggcagcAGTTTGAAGAGGAGGGAGTGAAGGAGTAGTGTGAGAGAGTTGAAGGGGGTGAGTTGAGGGAAGTTGAAGATGTGAGGATTGATGGGATTTTGAAGTTAAGCCCATCGTTTTGGATTGGGTTTTTTAACAGTCTGCCTCTTCTTCCACACCTTCATGTCCACATTTTTTAGGCTTGTGTTTCCAccgctcatgcacacacacactgctttgGGTAGAACTCACACATCAGGCAGTCCAGTTGGAGTGAAGGTcttttcaggttttttttctctcataaaaCAGTGAGTGATAGGAGAGGCTCTGAGGATCATAATTTCCACAGCACCAAGGCTGTTCTCCACTCTGCAGAACAGCGCACTGCACACGCCTGTAATGGAAGTCAAGTAGCcatctttttgttttcaagAGCCACGAGCCAAAAAGGTTGAGAACTTCTCACTAACAGTACAAATTGCTGCATTTCACATCTAATGTTTCGTAACAGAAATGTTCAAAATGGCATCTAACAAACCACATAAAAACACGAGGTGAGACAGACAAAAGTTACACAATAAACCGTGTGCTAAGTAGGCTGACAGTGAATGTGCATTTAAGTGTATATTTCAATGAGCCTAAAATTGAGTGACTCTTCAGTTAATGGTCGTGCATGATCCCTGCCGGTCTCAATGAATAGCATTTATCATTCAAAGATATTTTGTTCTTACTGAAGGTTATCTGTGAGGCAGAGAATTTAAGAAGAAATAATAGCCTACTATAAACCCGATCTTTGAAAATCcagcaaaaatgtaaatttgatTTTAGCCCTGGATTCGAATGCATTCATGTGAGAAACACGATTCACACAAACATAGTTAAAGAATCATTTCTCTATAAACTAAAATATACCTGCAACAACACTCACATGATTGATGTGGATTTCTTACACATTACTCAGCTTTGGCTGACATCTTTTTAAACTCTATGAGGGTTGTGGTGGATAAcagtgaagatttttttttttgtacaaaagACACGTCATTATTTACATTTGCCCTTGAGGAGTTTCTTCCTTCTTTCCCCGTGATTTTTTTCTTGATCATAAGTGAATTTGTCCAGGGGCAGAGACGGATGTTATTAATAATTGGGCTTAGGCCAAACCAAGGGGGGTCAGGGGCATGTTCCCCTGTGAAGaccaccccaccccccaccccccaccccacccattTACAGCAGCTATGTGCAATTTCGTTGAGCCATTAGAGATGAGAGAATGCCTAAAAATCTGTacatttggggaaaaaataatAGCTGCCAAGGAAAAATATCCTATAGAGCCTACGTCCAATTTTGTATTTAATAAGGGTGAGCaagtatctgtatctgttcagccGACTTAatgatctgtatctgtgtctgtgcctgtatcagtgtcattgtctgtatctgtatctgtgtctatgtctgtatctgttcagcCAACTTAatgatctgtatctgtatctgtgcctGTAACTGTATATGTGTCtttgtctgtatctgtatctgtgtctgtatctgttcagcCAACTTAatgatctgtatctgtatctgtgcctgtatctgtaactgtatatgtgtctttgtctgtatctgtgtctgtatttgttCAGCCAATTTAATGATCTGTATCTGTGCCTGTATCTGTTACTGTATCTGTGCctttgtttgtatctgtatctgtgtctgtatctgttcagcCAACTAAatgatctgtatctgtgtctgtgctcGGAACAGGTGGCGTTTAAATAGAGAGTGGGCGGGACTCAAACCAAAAATTAGTGGGAGCTGACTGGAAGTTGTGATTTTAAGCCTGGAATAGATAtgggttgatcagaagttgctgtatttattatttgtcaGAAAACTTTTTGCAGAGCAGCCTCAGAATTtagcttcagatcatttttgatTACAAAAGTAAGATATTGAAAACAGCTACCCAAATCAGGATTTTCCTTCATCCTGAGTACAAATATTGATGCATTATACTCCAATGATAACAGGAAAGTATATGTATCGTATACTCTTTTTATCCGAGTATTCGGATCAACCCTTGTATTTAATTTCTCTCCAActgttttgatgttttctttctgAAAATATAACACAACAGATGTTGAGATTAATTTTCACCCCTGCCACtgtaaaaagaggcaaaaactgTTTGATGTCACCATTTTTAAGTTACATAACATAGGTCAGGTAGTAAATTCAAATAGTAAACAGCATTACTAATTGAattgaaacatatttttgtgatATTCATCTGGAGTAGAGTTCACACAATGAATGCTTAGCTGACAAATCTTAGCTGACAAATGTAGTCTTTAATACTCTGAATTGAATATTAAGCCTTTGGGCCTTTTGAGGAAACATTCAGGGCTGGAGCCCCAGAAGCCACCCCAATGCTCCGCCCCTGAACTTGACTTGTGCTTTAAGAAGAGTCTGAGAggtttaataataaaaaagagtgTTAGTCTTGACTTTTAGGTACAATTGCACTGCTTTAGTAAAAACATATAGTCCAGTGTCCAGTGCCCTCTTCAGCAGTACTTCAATATCTGTTGCAGAGGGAGGTGAGAGTATGACTCACAGTCTTACCTCATCCTGGTAGCTTGTCCGGGGAGTTGAACCAGTGACCTTTGAGTTACAAGCCTGCCTCTGTCAGCTGGTCTCTTAAAGCTCCCAGTAGCTTCCACACCACGGCAGCAGCAGACCTGCAGGTCCACTTCCACAAATTCAGAGTTGCCAAATGAGAACAGAAAAGTTATAATTCATTCTCTTTAGTGCTACTCTTGTGTTGTGAAGTATATTCTTCAGTTATTGATTGGACGCTCTTCTCCATGTACTCTTAGCTTCTCttgagacaaaaaacaaacaaacctggcAACGCTTTTCTTtgcaagaggagaggagggtaaACAGGTAGTGGTTGTCTGTAGGGCTCAAGATGCGTTGAGTGTGCAGGAGGTGCGATAAGCCGTCAGAcatttcatgtttgtttaaaGAACTCAGTGATAGAAAATGATGCCTCTGCTCTCAGCCATAATTACTGCTCTGCTCTTGTTGGGCTTCACTGTCAGTGCGTATCGCCTCAGTATGAAGGGTCTTCTTTTGTGCGTGTCATATTCTTTCACAAGCTTTGTCTGTTTTTACGGATCTCAGGTATATTTTTTGTGTCCTGCTTGGTTTAACCAGTTCGGATGTTTGGATGTTTAGACAGAAATGTCAGGTGTGAAAATGAGTGCAGGGCATGGTTCTTGGTTTTTGTCTGAGATCAGACGGAATCATGATAAATTACTGTATTACGGTCCCACTGCACATGTGAAAAGACTTTTTGTGTCTGCAGAAGGAGCTGTGTGAAATAAACGCATTGTGTGTATCCTTGAGGTCTAACAAATGTGTTGAATGCATTCCttcttcataaaacatttacaaagctAGTTtataaaaagtattttaaatacaacatTGTTCACATCCACATGTACTTGCTTGCACTCTCCTTTGCTGGTTGACTGCTGCGTTTCTTGTTACTGTCACGAGTAGATTAGTGGAATAGTGTGAAACCATCGGCAGGATTGTGTATTAAGTTACCTGTGTGAGCATGTGCCTCCATGTGCTTCCTCATTCATGTGTACAAGATGAACAAAGCAGGAAAAAAGAACTCAgaaagaggttaaaaaaaatgcaccagATAAGGATGTTATCAGCCTATTGAACGGCCATTTGTATATCCGAGGTTGTGAAATTGCTGCAGTTCTGTTAGGGTTCAATTTCACTTTCTTTAGGTGTAGACTTAGCCTGTCCTTTGAAAATTTGAAGATCTGAATCATCAGCTGGAGACCCCTCCGTCAACTGAGATTCTTAgtgtgctttcagacctagagtcatCTTGCTTTGGTCccaatcagggactaattttgtcacaaagttgcataattgcctagagttggttcgtgttctcacggacATATTGCTTGTATTGTTCATTTTAgacaaaccatacagtttggaAAAGAGgtgcagctccaactagaaaacaatgttatgATTTATTGGATGTGccgaatgtgcatattaaggcagtacaggaggaggcgcacattaataatcctccaggactttTAACATACTCAtgcttgtttaacccaaacactGCGTAATGTGACTGCAGATCGAGGTCTGAGCACGTTcacaccacaaacgaaccgtaccagtcatttgtaaccggaccgagaccacctcttcgggaaggtctcagtctggttgttttggtgcgcacctgagtgtgattgctgtgttcacacctgcccaaacaaaccgcacttagggggcaaacgaacttgggtttgattgaaccaaaccaaaaaaaagttcagcagttgttttttttttttttttttttttttttccaggcagTGTGCAATGCACATCTAGGGATGTTTCGGTGCCCCAGATTAAGCTGTAGAATGAATACTCTGCTTTCATGCTGCTCTCCagcacaggcagctgcagacccagagcTAGCCTAAATCTGAGTGAGAGGGATGCAGTagcacagaggaagagaggctttgcctgGTCGCGCTCTTAGATATCATTTTCCTCTGCCTTCTgtttagaagtggtgaatttgtagctcacagcaacttattacaacacagtctctggcttttgctTGATATCTAGCGTCAGCAAaattttttttgcacatttccAGTCTGTCATTAGCGTAGTGTGCATGCATTAGCTTGGAGCGCTAACTTGGCTTGTTAACAATATTGTGTGAGTATTACTGTCACCCTGAACACACCACCGAACTTTGTTCAAACTCTCAAGCTCTATatggaaaaaaggaacaaatgTTTACCagtcctgggtaaaagtcctgtgtttgtttaacccCTACCACCATTTGCAGattttctcgctctttatattACATCACCTGACTTCTTCCTTTGCCAATGTCATAATTATTAAAGTCACAAGAGTTTGCTGCCTAGGCCACTGGGTGTAGCAGGCCCCTTTTAACCCATGTGACGCGTCAAATGCTGGAATGCACCCACTGAACAACAGTATTTCGCCCTAGTCACACCCTACTGTGCTGTGACCATGTACCATGATTGGTGTGTCAGGATTAGCGGCGGTTAGGGTCAGGGCAAAGAGGTCATGGTTAGGGttagtactagccaatcacagcagagTAGGGCGGGATGAGGCGATGCACTGTCATTTGGTAGGTACATTCAACCCGTTGTCATTCCCAGGTAATCAATACTAACACTTTTTTCACCCCCTCAGCATATGAGAACGAcgcacagggcaccctttagcatctctTGGTGACTcaaagctgaaacacattgtaaaatGTGGCTAATATTGTAGAACGGCCATGGATAGAtttgggcaacaaaactacttggttaggtttagaaaaaaagtcatgctTTGGGTTATACAGTAATAAGTCCGATTCCTACATAATGTAACGTGACGTCAATGTACAAAGTCTCTGCATAAATTGCGTAACGTTACGCTGACTCAACATTGACTTATGGTTTCACACAGGATATGAACTTTGGCCTC harbors:
- the LOC117272884 gene encoding alpha-2 adrenergic receptor, which produces MDSFNASGMDAFTVVHLNSSWSLDSGYSLAATASIAALVSFLILFTVVGNILVVIAVLTSRALKAPQNLFLVSLATADILVATLVMPFSLANELMGYWYFGKVWCGIYLALDVLFCTSSIVHLCAISLDRYWSVTQAVEYNLKRTPKRVKCIILIVWLISAFISSPPLISIDSNNEMSSQPQCEINDDTWYILSSSTASFFAPCLIMVLVYIRIYQVAKTRTRSMSGKNPKPDGVTHTENGLSKATSPFHGERENGHCQCPPTPSQRTVTIAPQTEDADMEESSSSEGKGHKLQREDAQRAKKPNRKKNSISKQSTRISRVSNKSMDLFASRRKRRRSSLARKKVYQAREKRFTFVLAVVMGVFVVCWFPFFFSYSLYGVCRDSCKIPDPLFKFFFWIGYCNSSLNPAIYTIFNRDFRRAFQKILCKSWKKSF